Proteins from a single region of Weeksella virosa DSM 16922:
- a CDS encoding D-alanyl-D-alanine carboxypeptidase/D-alanyl-D-alanine-endopeptidase, which yields MLLFLGCYFSFAQNELIERSLQSSFYDDQQVGFYLYDIDTQKEVFSYNGISYFLPASNTKIATLYAVATVMKDSIPGIFYYETDSELHFQGTGDPTFLHPKFDNQRVLNFLKNSTKNLIYHAPAFDDSPFGNGWSWDDYASDYAPERSPFPIQENLVYFGRTGKSISASPRYFEDKVTSEKRSFAREFHRNTFYFAPHKSNIKIPYITSPELTREILSSVLDKEISLTFTEIPKKAKILYSRPWHSVAKYMMEESDNFLAEQLLIAASAERSMEIGSEKLIANLLKNELQNLSQAPRWIDGSGLSRYNLFSPKSIVQILDKLYKKLPEEEILDLMAVGGKSGTLKSRYRSKNAYMFGKTGTLSNTVTLSGYLKTNSGKTYIFSLMSNNSTRPLSQVRNEHEKLLNLIRTNY from the coding sequence TTGCTTCTTTTTTTGGGATGTTATTTTTCGTTTGCCCAAAATGAACTAATCGAGCGGAGTTTGCAATCTTCTTTTTATGATGATCAGCAAGTTGGTTTCTATTTATATGATATCGACACCCAAAAAGAAGTTTTTTCTTACAACGGAATTTCTTATTTTTTACCTGCATCCAACACAAAAATTGCAACTTTATATGCAGTTGCGACAGTGATGAAAGATTCTATTCCGGGCATTTTTTATTACGAAACCGATAGCGAGCTACATTTTCAGGGTACTGGAGACCCTACTTTTTTGCATCCAAAATTCGACAATCAGCGGGTATTAAACTTTCTAAAGAATTCTACTAAAAACCTCATATACCACGCTCCTGCTTTCGATGATTCTCCTTTCGGCAATGGTTGGTCGTGGGATGATTATGCTAGCGATTATGCGCCCGAACGTTCTCCTTTCCCGATCCAAGAAAACTTGGTTTACTTTGGCAGGACAGGAAAATCGATCTCGGCATCACCAAGATATTTCGAAGACAAGGTTACTTCTGAAAAGAGAAGTTTTGCGCGTGAATTTCATCGAAACACATTTTATTTCGCTCCACATAAATCTAATATAAAAATACCGTATATCACTTCGCCCGAACTTACAAGAGAGATTTTATCTTCGGTCTTAGATAAAGAAATTTCGTTAACATTTACAGAAATACCCAAAAAGGCTAAAATTCTCTACAGTCGACCGTGGCATTCGGTCGCAAAATATATGATGGAAGAAAGTGATAATTTTTTGGCCGAACAATTATTGATTGCTGCTTCTGCCGAGCGTTCTATGGAAATTGGAAGTGAGAAATTAATTGCTAATCTCCTAAAGAATGAATTGCAAAATTTAAGTCAAGCTCCTCGATGGATTGATGGTTCGGGTCTTTCTAGGTATAATTTATTCAGCCCGAAATCGATTGTTCAAATTCTAGACAAATTATACAAAAAACTACCCGAAGAAGAGATTCTAGATTTGATGGCTGTTGGTGGCAAATCGGGGACTCTGAAATCTCGTTACCGTAGCAAAAATGCTTATATGTTTGGTAAAACAGGTACGCTTTCGAATACGGTTACCTTGAGTGGTTATCTGAAAACCAACTCTGGCAAAACCTATATTTTTAGTTTAATGAGTAATAATAGTACTCGACCTTTGTCACAAGTCCGTAACGAGCACGAGAAATTACTCAATCTTATACGAACAAATTATTGA
- the trmB gene encoding tRNA (guanosine(46)-N7)-methyltransferase TrmB, with the protein MGKDKIRRFEENKTFKHVVQPTRDEVINDFSLKGKWRQEFFKNDHPIVLELGCGKGEYTIAMSRREPNKNFIGIDIKGARFWRGAKTAKDENLQNVGFVRTQIELIDYLFDKGEVNEIWITFPDPQIKFRRTKHRLTHPSFLAKYASILTKDGTVNLKTDSEFLHGYTHGILQAEGHRVLQSSHDVYHPDHADIPPIVTEVQTFYESKFLEENKKITYIRFQLTH; encoded by the coding sequence ATGGGGAAAGATAAAATCAGAAGGTTCGAGGAAAACAAGACTTTTAAACATGTTGTGCAACCAACTCGTGATGAGGTAATTAATGATTTTTCATTGAAAGGAAAATGGCGACAAGAATTTTTCAAAAACGATCATCCTATCGTTTTAGAATTAGGCTGTGGTAAAGGAGAATACACAATAGCGATGTCAAGGCGAGAACCAAATAAAAATTTTATTGGTATTGATATTAAAGGGGCGCGTTTTTGGCGTGGAGCAAAAACTGCTAAAGATGAAAACTTACAAAATGTTGGTTTTGTTCGTACCCAAATAGAGCTGATTGATTATTTATTTGATAAAGGAGAGGTTAATGAAATATGGATAACTTTTCCAGACCCTCAAATCAAATTCAGACGAACCAAGCATCGACTTACTCACCCATCTTTTTTAGCGAAATACGCATCGATTCTAACCAAAGATGGTACAGTCAATCTAAAAACGGATTCAGAATTTTTACACGGTTACACACATGGGATTTTACAGGCCGAAGGACACAGAGTTTTACAGTCTTCACATGATGTGTATCACCCTGATCATGCGGATATTCCGCCTATTGTTACCGAAGTACAAACTTTTTACGAATCTAAATTTCTCGAAGAAAACAAAAAAATCACCTATATTCGTTTTCAACTAACACACTGA
- a CDS encoding aconitate hydratase, producing MAFDIEMIKRVYARMQERVDQARKIVGRPLTYSEKILYAHLYDGEPTKAYTRGESYVDFAPDRVAMQDATAQMALLQFMQAGKEKTAVPSTVHCDHLIQAKVGAKADLQDAINKSSEVFNFLESVSNKYGIGFWKPGAGIIHQVVLENYAFPGGMMIGTDSHTPNAGGLGMVAIGVGGADAVDVMAGMAWELKMPKLIGIKLTGKLSGWASPKDVILEVAGRLTVKGGTGSIVEYFGEGAESLSATGKGTICNMGAEIGATTSIFAYDDSSERYLRATDRNDVADLANANRAYLRSDDEVYANPEKFYDELIEINLSELEPRLNGPFTPDLMTPISKMKETAAANDWPLTVEWGLIGSCTNSSYEDLSRAASIAKQAVEKGLETKASFGINPGSEQVRYTAERDGILKPFNDLDAVIFTNACGPCIGQWDREGADKEEKNTIVHSFNRNFKKRADGNPNTYAFVTSPEMVAAIAISGRLDFNPITDTLINKNGEEVKLDPPVGEELPEKGFSYEDNGYQAPVEDGSSVQVEVNPDSERLQLLESFKPWDGENITGAKLLIKAYGKCTTDHISMAGPWLRFRGHLDNISNNTLIGAVNAFTQETNSVKNQLTGEYAPVPDTARAYKAAGIPFVIVGDENYGEGSSREHAAMQPRHLGAVAVLVRSFARIHETNLKKQGMLALTFANKEDYDKIQEDDTFNFVDLKDFAPNKPLTIELVHKDGSIDTILANHTYNDAQIEWFKAGSALNLIKQQQN from the coding sequence ATGGCATTTGATATAGAAATGATCAAAAGAGTTTATGCGAGAATGCAAGAACGCGTTGATCAGGCAAGAAAAATTGTAGGAAGACCATTAACCTATTCTGAGAAAATTTTATACGCTCATCTTTATGATGGTGAGCCTACGAAAGCATATACACGTGGAGAATCGTATGTAGATTTTGCGCCAGATCGTGTAGCTATGCAAGACGCAACTGCACAGATGGCTTTGTTGCAGTTTATGCAAGCGGGAAAAGAGAAAACAGCTGTCCCTTCTACCGTACATTGTGATCACCTGATTCAGGCAAAAGTTGGTGCCAAAGCAGATTTGCAAGACGCAATCAATAAATCATCGGAAGTGTTCAACTTCTTAGAGTCTGTTTCTAATAAATATGGAATTGGTTTCTGGAAACCTGGTGCAGGGATTATTCATCAAGTTGTCTTAGAAAACTATGCTTTCCCAGGTGGGATGATGATTGGTACCGACTCTCACACGCCAAACGCAGGAGGTCTAGGGATGGTAGCTATTGGTGTTGGTGGAGCAGATGCTGTAGATGTAATGGCTGGAATGGCTTGGGAATTGAAAATGCCAAAATTAATCGGAATCAAATTAACCGGTAAATTAAGTGGATGGGCATCTCCTAAAGATGTTATTCTAGAAGTTGCTGGTCGCTTAACAGTAAAAGGTGGTACAGGTTCTATTGTAGAATATTTCGGTGAAGGAGCAGAGTCTTTATCAGCTACAGGTAAGGGAACCATTTGTAACATGGGAGCAGAAATTGGTGCAACAACTTCTATTTTTGCATATGATGATTCTTCTGAGCGTTATTTACGTGCAACGGATCGTAATGACGTTGCTGATTTGGCAAATGCCAATAGAGCTTACTTGCGATCTGATGATGAAGTATATGCAAATCCAGAAAAATTTTATGATGAATTAATTGAAATTAATTTGTCTGAATTAGAACCAAGATTAAACGGACCTTTCACGCCAGATTTAATGACGCCAATCTCTAAAATGAAAGAAACCGCAGCAGCAAATGACTGGCCATTAACTGTAGAATGGGGGCTTATCGGTTCTTGTACAAACTCATCGTATGAAGATTTGTCTCGTGCTGCTTCAATTGCTAAACAAGCAGTGGAAAAAGGGTTAGAAACAAAAGCTTCTTTCGGAATTAATCCTGGTTCTGAGCAAGTTCGTTATACAGCAGAACGCGACGGAATTCTAAAACCTTTCAATGATTTAGATGCAGTGATATTCACCAACGCTTGCGGACCATGTATTGGGCAATGGGATCGTGAAGGTGCAGATAAAGAAGAGAAAAATACGATCGTTCATTCGTTCAACCGTAACTTCAAGAAACGTGCAGATGGCAATCCAAATACTTATGCATTTGTGACTTCGCCAGAGATGGTTGCTGCTATAGCAATTTCAGGTCGTTTAGACTTCAACCCAATAACCGATACATTGATCAATAAAAATGGTGAAGAAGTAAAATTAGACCCACCAGTAGGAGAAGAATTGCCAGAAAAAGGCTTTTCTTATGAGGATAATGGATATCAAGCGCCTGTAGAAGATGGTTCTTCGGTACAAGTGGAAGTAAATCCAGACTCAGAACGTTTACAGTTGCTAGAAAGCTTCAAACCATGGGATGGGGAAAACATCACAGGAGCCAAATTATTGATCAAAGCATACGGTAAATGTACTACCGACCATATCTCTATGGCTGGACCTTGGTTACGTTTCCGTGGTCACCTGGATAATATCTCAAACAATACGTTGATTGGAGCAGTAAATGCATTTACTCAAGAAACAAATTCTGTAAAAAATCAATTGACAGGGGAGTATGCGCCAGTTCCAGACACTGCACGTGCCTATAAAGCAGCAGGAATTCCTTTTGTGATTGTTGGAGATGAAAATTATGGAGAAGGTTCTTCTCGTGAGCATGCAGCTATGCAACCACGACACTTGGGGGCTGTAGCCGTATTGGTACGCTCTTTTGCTCGTATCCACGAAACAAACTTGAAAAAGCAAGGAATGTTAGCATTGACTTTTGCCAATAAAGAAGATTACGATAAAATCCAAGAAGACGACACATTCAACTTTGTAGATTTAAAAGATTTTGCACCAAACAAACCTCTTACAATAGAGTTGGTACATAAAGACGGTTCTATAGATACAATTCTAGCAAACCATACCTATAATGATGCACAAATCGAATGGTTCAAAGCTGGATCTGCTTTAAACTTGATTAAGCAACAACAAAACTAA
- a CDS encoding DUF6702 family protein → MKALYKIFIFFSLFGFYKTVQAQNFHSSTTKVEYDHQSSVLNVTSRFLTNDLEQVVGEKISNKANFESKLKSYIGNRMVLSVNGVTLGVSYIGFQTNDKMTRVYLKAENVSKPTSISLKMTMLTDVFADQQNMISFDISGVRKSFTTSRGNETASLKL, encoded by the coding sequence ATGAAAGCATTATACAAAATATTTATTTTCTTTAGCTTATTTGGTTTCTATAAGACTGTACAAGCACAAAATTTCCATTCGTCAACAACCAAAGTAGAGTACGATCATCAATCGAGTGTACTCAATGTAACTTCACGATTTCTGACAAATGATTTAGAGCAAGTAGTAGGTGAGAAAATAAGTAATAAAGCTAATTTCGAGTCTAAATTGAAAAGCTATATTGGGAACAGAATGGTTTTATCTGTTAATGGAGTAACGCTGGGGGTTTCTTATATAGGTTTCCAGACCAATGATAAGATGACACGCGTTTATCTAAAAGCCGAAAACGTTTCCAAACCAACAAGTATTTCATTAAAAATGACGATGCTAACAGACGTTTTTGCTGATCAACAGAACATGATTTCTTTTGATATCAGTGGCGTAAGGAAAAGCTTTACAACAAGTCGTGGAAACGAAACTGCAAGCTTGAAACTATAG
- a CDS encoding mechanosensitive ion channel family protein has product MIPFLTQTPQLQDPPHSIEEAITRPIKTMERITEFLIEKGGQISWALLTAIFILVVGFWLSKKIKNLIDRRMIALNIDVSIRLFAIPIINILLKTIVIIFVINRLGLNVSAFIAALGGVGLAIGLALQGSLANFAGGILIILFKPFKVGDYIVSQNNEGTVDSISILYTILHTVKGQVITLPNASVFNNPIINYSIREFRRLDIEVGISYDDDFDLAKKVLINVLDSHPLVDQNQAKTVEILKFSDSSVDLAVRCYVKNSDYWTAYWEIHRNVKYALDQNNISIPYPHTQMILPNTSPNPINPKD; this is encoded by the coding sequence ATGATTCCTTTTCTTACACAAACACCACAACTACAAGATCCTCCTCATAGTATCGAAGAGGCCATTACACGCCCCATAAAAACAATGGAAAGAATTACCGAATTCTTGATCGAAAAAGGCGGACAAATTAGCTGGGCTTTACTTACGGCTATATTTATTTTGGTTGTTGGATTCTGGTTATCGAAGAAAATAAAAAACCTCATCGATAGACGAATGATTGCATTGAACATTGATGTTTCTATACGTCTTTTTGCGATTCCGATTATCAATATTCTCTTAAAAACCATCGTAATTATTTTTGTCATCAACCGATTAGGTCTCAATGTTTCGGCTTTTATCGCAGCTTTAGGTGGAGTCGGCCTGGCAATTGGTTTGGCTTTACAGGGTTCTTTGGCAAATTTTGCTGGCGGAATATTAATCATTCTCTTCAAACCTTTTAAGGTTGGTGACTATATTGTTTCGCAAAATAATGAAGGAACTGTCGACTCTATTAGTATTCTCTACACCATCCTACACACCGTAAAAGGACAAGTTATTACCTTGCCCAATGCCAGTGTTTTCAATAATCCGATTATCAACTACTCTATAAGAGAGTTTAGACGCCTCGACATAGAAGTTGGTATTTCGTATGATGATGATTTCGATCTAGCTAAAAAAGTGTTAATCAATGTTCTAGACTCACATCCTCTTGTAGATCAAAATCAAGCCAAAACGGTAGAAATCCTGAAATTTAGCGACAGCAGTGTCGATCTAGCTGTACGTTGTTATGTAAAGAACTCTGACTATTGGACAGCTTATTGGGAGATACATCGCAATGTGAAATATGCATTAGACCAAAATAACATTTCTATTCCATATCCACATACCCAAATGATTCTGCCCAATACAAGCCCCAACCCAATAAACCCAAAAGATTAA
- the xrtF gene encoding exosortase family protein XrtF, translating into MKEYKSLFLFLLKFLGTYVLLILLYNLYLENYLPAHNPDPFTAFTSNTTSAVLNFIGFPAESYHIENEPYYRIAINGISTSIVNEGCNALSIMIIFVAFVVAFSTNFRTTFLYIFVGLIFLFLMNIGRIVLLNWIFRYHPSYGKMAHDYLFPALIYGSIVILWIVWIRFFVMKKNKHNNEEVA; encoded by the coding sequence ATGAAAGAATATAAATCGCTTTTTCTTTTTCTCCTAAAATTCCTCGGAACCTATGTTTTACTAATTTTACTCTATAATCTATATCTCGAAAATTATTTGCCTGCTCACAATCCCGATCCTTTCACGGCTTTCACATCAAACACGACGAGCGCGGTGCTTAATTTTATAGGTTTTCCGGCAGAGAGTTATCATATCGAAAACGAGCCTTATTACCGAATTGCTATCAATGGTATTTCTACCTCTATCGTAAACGAGGGCTGCAATGCCCTATCGATTATGATTATTTTCGTGGCTTTTGTTGTAGCTTTTAGTACAAATTTCAGAACTACCTTTCTTTATATTTTTGTAGGATTAATTTTTTTATTTTTGATGAATATCGGACGAATCGTTTTGCTAAATTGGATTTTTCGTTATCATCCTTCCTACGGAAAAATGGCGCATGATTATCTTTTCCCGGCACTGATTTATGGTTCGATTGTGATTCTTTGGATAGTTTGGATCCGCTTTTTTGTGATGAAAAAAAACAAACACAACAATGAAGAAGTGGCTTAG
- the rsmG gene encoding 16S rRNA (guanine(527)-N(7))-methyltransferase RsmG encodes MVDIIIRYFPSLTKKQIEQLSRLGDLYKEWNEQINVVSRKDIDKLYVNHILHSLAIAKVMEFTDGSKVLDVGTGGGLPGIPLAILFPNVHFHLVDSIGKKIKVVHAIATSLGLENVKAEQKRAESLTDQYDFVVSRAVTAMPKFVEWIRDKFNDQNNNPLPNGLLYLKGGDLSEELTDFPSAKLYSISDFFDEEFFQTKKVVYLNKKDL; translated from the coding sequence ATGGTAGACATTATAATAAGATACTTCCCGAGTTTAACAAAGAAACAAATCGAGCAATTATCGCGTTTGGGAGATTTGTATAAAGAATGGAATGAGCAGATAAATGTTGTATCGCGAAAAGACATAGACAAACTTTATGTTAACCATATTTTGCATTCCCTTGCGATTGCCAAAGTAATGGAGTTTACAGACGGCTCGAAAGTGTTGGATGTTGGTACTGGAGGTGGTTTACCTGGGATTCCTTTGGCCATTCTTTTCCCAAATGTTCATTTTCATTTGGTGGATTCTATTGGCAAAAAAATAAAAGTAGTTCATGCTATAGCAACTTCCTTGGGGCTAGAAAATGTAAAGGCAGAACAGAAAAGAGCCGAATCTCTCACCGATCAATACGATTTTGTGGTATCACGAGCAGTGACTGCCATGCCAAAATTTGTAGAATGGATACGAGATAAATTTAATGATCAAAATAATAACCCATTGCCCAACGGATTATTGTATCTGAAAGGAGGTGACCTTAGTGAAGAGTTGACAGACTTTCCTAGCGCAAAACTGTACTCAATTTCTGATTTTTTTGATGAAGAATTTTTCCAAACAAAAAAAGTAGTATATCTCAATAAAAAAGATTTATAA
- a CDS encoding M20/M25/M40 family metallo-hydrolase, whose product MKLRNSLLASFIAIASIVNAQESTGFQSTSSDYLYATMDASQAENLQLMYPNQVKILQTHQNVAAVYLPESLTVAFENELHLHGPAYVRHFSALESQDYLYKNTETREQVALFTITEQAIINQLLSKTNPTKIEETIIELENFGTRFHTSSQAIPAMEFILNKWQSIVDKSGRTDIHLSLYQHTNTPMPSVILTIDGSENSNELVIIGGHADSITSNSYINPNSPAPGADDNASGIATITEVLRVLIENNFKPQKTIQIMAYSAEEVGLVGSKEIAAHYKNLGKKVLGYVQFDMTNYQGSENDLYLTTDSYIDNNLNLFLIELLEHYNSSNSPHPISFGFTKCNYACSDHESWARNGYAAAFPFESKFEDYNRNIHSVNDRYSVTGNSFQAEKFAKLGLQFLVEVAKSAQDMSTTSSSTKKFVTVVNNKNLLYRLPHNTSAGEVQIIDLYGRVVIESPIKNSGKLSIASLDSGLYLGVFRLGTGEVYTSKFIVQ is encoded by the coding sequence ATGAAATTAAGAAACAGTTTACTCGCTTCATTTATAGCTATCGCCTCTATCGTAAATGCTCAAGAATCTACGGGTTTTCAGTCCACCTCAAGTGACTATCTTTACGCAACGATGGATGCCTCGCAGGCCGAGAATTTGCAATTAATGTATCCTAATCAGGTAAAAATTCTACAAACTCACCAGAATGTTGCGGCAGTTTACCTTCCAGAATCGTTGACTGTTGCTTTCGAAAACGAATTACACTTACACGGACCTGCTTATGTTCGTCATTTTTCTGCCTTAGAATCACAAGATTATTTGTATAAAAATACAGAAACTCGTGAGCAAGTTGCTTTGTTCACAATTACCGAGCAGGCCATTATTAATCAACTTTTATCGAAAACTAATCCTACAAAAATAGAAGAAACTATCATAGAATTAGAAAATTTCGGCACTCGGTTTCATACCTCTAGTCAGGCAATTCCTGCAATGGAGTTTATTCTGAACAAGTGGCAATCAATCGTTGACAAAAGTGGGAGAACTGACATTCATTTGTCTTTATATCAACACACCAACACACCTATGCCTTCGGTTATTTTGACGATTGACGGGAGTGAAAATAGTAATGAATTGGTAATTATTGGTGGACATGCAGACAGTATCACGTCTAATAGTTACATCAATCCAAATTCTCCGGCTCCTGGTGCTGATGATAATGCGAGCGGGATTGCAACAATTACCGAAGTTCTAAGGGTGTTGATAGAAAACAACTTTAAACCTCAAAAAACCATTCAGATCATGGCATATAGCGCAGAAGAAGTTGGTTTAGTCGGGTCGAAAGAAATTGCTGCTCACTACAAAAATCTGGGTAAAAAAGTTTTGGGCTATGTACAGTTTGATATGACCAATTATCAAGGTTCTGAAAATGATTTATACCTCACAACCGATTCTTATATCGACAATAATCTTAATCTTTTTTTGATAGAATTGCTAGAACACTACAATTCATCCAACTCTCCGCATCCGATAAGTTTCGGATTCACCAAGTGTAATTATGCTTGCTCTGACCATGAAAGTTGGGCGCGTAACGGCTATGCAGCAGCTTTCCCATTCGAATCGAAGTTTGAGGATTACAACAGAAATATTCATTCTGTAAATGACCGATATAGTGTGACTGGAAATAGTTTTCAGGCAGAAAAATTTGCAAAATTAGGTTTACAATTTTTGGTAGAAGTTGCCAAAAGCGCCCAAGACATGAGCACAACAAGCTCTAGTACAAAAAAATTTGTAACGGTCGTCAACAACAAAAATTTACTCTATCGTTTACCTCATAATACTTCTGCTGGTGAAGTACAGATAATTGACCTTTATGGACGAGTAGTTATAGAAAGCCCAATAAAAAATTCTGGTAAATTATCTATTGCTTCATTAGACTCAGGTCTATATTTAGGAGTTTTCAGGCTTGGAACAGGTGAAGTTTATACATCTAAATTTATTGTACAATAG
- a CDS encoding GAF domain-containing protein, with product MEELQKRIDILLDAHHQIEDKLQKVCTLLHTEIDYYNWVGFYFKNGDKNELKLGPFAGAVTEHTIIPFGKGICGQVAESNELFLVPDVQKENNYLSCSIETKAEIVVPIIKHGENIGQIDIDSHTLNPFTNKDIQLLEHICQRVAKLL from the coding sequence ATGGAAGAATTACAAAAAAGAATAGACATTTTGCTCGATGCTCATCATCAGATAGAAGACAAACTACAAAAAGTATGTACACTTTTGCATACAGAAATTGATTACTATAATTGGGTGGGATTTTATTTTAAGAATGGCGATAAAAACGAGTTGAAGCTCGGTCCATTCGCTGGTGCAGTTACCGAACATACGATTATCCCGTTTGGTAAAGGAATTTGTGGGCAAGTGGCAGAGAGTAATGAGCTATTTTTGGTGCCCGATGTACAAAAAGAAAATAATTATCTCAGTTGCAGCATCGAAACAAAAGCAGAAATTGTAGTTCCGATAATCAAGCATGGAGAAAATATAGGTCAGATAGATATAGATTCCCATACACTTAATCCTTTTACCAATAAAGACATTCAGCTTCTAGAACATATATGCCAACGAGTAGCAAAATTATTATAG
- the gyrB gene encoding DNA topoisomerase (ATP-hydrolyzing) subunit B: MSQNTYTADNIQAIEGMEHVRLRPSMYIGDVGTRGLHHLVYEVVDNSIDEALAGFCDTISVKILEGNSISVSDNGRGIPVDIHKKEGKSALEVVMTKIGAGGKFDKDTYKVSGGLHGVGVSCVNALSNHLTAEVFKNGKHYIQEYEKGKPLYDVKQVGDTDKSGTTVTFTPDNTIFNELEYNFNTLANRLRELSYLNKGITITLTDERVKDEKGEPLLEVFHSDGGLKEFVEFIDGNREAIMDNVICMEGERDGIPVEVAMRYNTSYNENLHSYVNNINTHEGGTHLAGFRRALTRTLKKYADENFNLTKEKVEIVGDDFREGLTAIISVKVMEPQFEGQTKTKLGNSEVSGAVDKIVSEMLTNFLEENPIEAKIIVDKVILAAKARQAAKKAREMVQRKNPMGGSGLPGKLADCSSRNPEESEIFLVEGDSAGGTAKQGRDRHFQAILPLRGKILNVEKAMAHKVLDNEEIKNIYTALGVSIGTEEDSKALNISKLRYHKVVIMTDADVDGSHIATLILTFFFRYMKELIENGHIYIATPPLYLVKKGNKAEYAWGEEEREALVEKLAPDGKGVTIQRYKGLGEMNAEQLWDTTLNPQNRTMRKVTIENAAEADRVFSMLMGDDVQPRREFIEKNAEYAKIDA, from the coding sequence ATGAGTCAAAACACCTATACAGCAGACAATATCCAAGCCATCGAGGGGATGGAGCACGTTCGTCTTCGTCCTTCGATGTACATTGGTGACGTTGGAACACGTGGACTACACCACTTGGTTTATGAAGTTGTTGACAATTCAATAGACGAGGCCCTTGCTGGATTTTGTGATACCATTTCTGTGAAAATATTAGAAGGAAATTCAATATCCGTTTCGGATAACGGTCGCGGTATTCCGGTAGACATCCACAAAAAAGAAGGAAAATCTGCTTTAGAAGTTGTCATGACCAAAATTGGTGCTGGTGGAAAATTCGATAAAGACACCTATAAAGTTTCTGGAGGGCTTCACGGAGTTGGTGTTTCGTGCGTTAATGCCCTTTCTAACCATCTTACGGCAGAAGTTTTCAAAAACGGTAAACACTATATCCAAGAGTACGAAAAAGGGAAACCATTATATGATGTAAAACAAGTTGGCGATACCGATAAAAGTGGTACGACAGTAACCTTCACGCCCGACAATACCATCTTTAACGAACTAGAGTATAATTTCAATACACTGGCAAATCGTTTACGAGAATTGTCGTATCTAAATAAAGGAATCACCATTACGCTAACAGATGAGCGCGTGAAAGATGAGAAAGGTGAACCATTGCTCGAAGTTTTTCATTCGGATGGTGGATTAAAAGAATTCGTAGAGTTTATCGACGGTAATCGTGAGGCGATTATGGATAACGTTATTTGTATGGAAGGAGAACGCGATGGCATTCCTGTTGAGGTAGCAATGCGATACAATACCTCATACAATGAGAACTTGCATTCGTACGTTAACAATATCAACACCCACGAAGGAGGAACACATTTGGCAGGATTTCGTCGTGCATTGACCCGAACTTTAAAAAAATATGCAGATGAAAACTTTAATCTTACAAAAGAAAAAGTCGAAATTGTAGGAGATGACTTCCGAGAAGGTTTAACGGCGATTATTTCTGTTAAAGTTATGGAACCTCAATTCGAAGGACAAACCAAAACGAAATTAGGAAACTCAGAAGTAAGTGGTGCGGTTGATAAAATCGTATCAGAAATGTTGACAAACTTCTTAGAAGAAAATCCAATTGAAGCCAAAATAATTGTAGACAAAGTTATCCTTGCTGCAAAAGCTCGTCAGGCTGCTAAGAAAGCTAGAGAGATGGTGCAAAGGAAAAACCCAATGGGTGGTAGTGGATTGCCGGGTAAATTGGCCGATTGTTCTTCTCGCAATCCAGAGGAATCAGAAATTTTCTTGGTCGAAGGGGATTCGGCAGGAGGAACAGCAAAACAGGGACGTGATCGACATTTTCAGGCTATTCTTCCTTTAAGAGGAAAGATTTTAAATGTGGAGAAAGCAATGGCTCATAAAGTTCTTGATAATGAAGAGATCAAAAATATCTACACGGCTCTAGGGGTATCTATCGGAACAGAGGAAGATTCAAAAGCACTCAATATCTCAAAACTTCGTTATCATAAAGTTGTGATTATGACGGACGCCGATGTCGATGGTTCGCACATTGCGACTTTGATTCTTACTTTTTTCTTCCGTTACATGAAAGAGTTGATAGAGAATGGGCACATTTATATAGCAACACCACCATTATATTTAGTGAAAAAAGGAAATAAAGCAGAATATGCTTGGGGAGAAGAAGAACGGGAAGCATTGGTAGAGAAACTTGCTCCAGATGGCAAAGGAGTAACTATCCAGCGCTATAAAGGTCTTGGTGAAATGAATGCAGAGCAGCTTTGGGATACAACACTCAATCCGCAAAATAGAACTATGAGAAAAGTTACTATAGAAAATGCTGCCGAGGCAGATCGTGTATTTTCGATGCTAATGGGGGATGATGTACAGCCACGTCGAGAGTTCATCGAGAAGAATGCTGAATATGCAAAAATTGATGCATAA